The Coregonus clupeaformis isolate EN_2021a chromosome 8, ASM2061545v1, whole genome shotgun sequence genome has a segment encoding these proteins:
- the LOC121572761 gene encoding IgGFc-binding protein-like, with protein sequence MQWQGEVCEVQLWPHDKCEVKNGVRACQAVGKGVCTISGDPHYNTFDNSTYDFQGTCTYTADQGCHLEGTHLKPFSVVVENEKWYGMSNHPNVSVAKLVAVEVYGNTMVLRKNQAGMIMVNGIMMSLPVTLNNGAVQAYQEGTYDVITTDFGLRVTYDLVYHLIVTVPGNYRDKTCGLCGNLNDNKNDEFQLPDGNITKDLMTFGAAWKISVPHVVCEDGCSGEFCQV encoded by the exons ATGCAATGGCAAG GTGAAGTGTGTGAAGTTCAGCTGTGGCCCCATGACAAGTGTGAGGTGAAGAATGGTGTCAGGGCTTGCCAGGCTGTTGGAAAGGGAGTCTGCACTATCTCAGGCGACCCACATTACAACACCTTTGACAACAGCACCTATGACTTCCAAGGCACCTGCACCTACACTGCAGATCAAGGCTGCCATCTAGAGGGCACACACCTCAAGCCCTTCTCTGTGGTGGTGGAGAACGAGAAGTGGTACGGCATGTCAAACCATCCAAACGTATCCGTTGCCAAGCTTGTGGCTGTAGAAGTCTATGGTAACACCATGGTTCTAAGGAAGAATCAAGCGGGAATGATAATG GTAAATGGAATTATGATGAGCCTCCCTGTGACTCTAAACAACGGAGCAGTGCAGGCCTACCAAGAGGGCACCTATGATGTCATCACAACAGACTTCGGCCTGAGAGTCACCTATGACCTTGTATACCACCTCATTGTCACCGTCCCTGGCAACTACAGGGACAAGACCTGTGGTCTGTGTGGCAATTTAAACGACAACAAGAATGATGAGTTCCAACTGCCTGATGGGAATATAACCAAGGACCTCATGACCTTTGGGGCAGCCTGGAAGATCAGTGTGCCGCATGTGGTTTGTGAGGACGGCTGCAGCGGAGAATTCTGCCAAGTGTGA
- the LOC121572760 gene encoding IgGFc-binding protein-like, which yields MLWWKWFRVVVKLQACGKTGLKSVVAVYVYFNDLIVTVNSKHEPWINGKKVTLPRLLSNEVSVKVSDKTLTIERMSGLQVSYSLSQEITVTVSANMADKETIVST from the exons ATGCTCTGGTGGAAGTGGTTCAGAGTGGTGGTGAAGTTGCAGGCCTGTGGGAAGACTGGCCTCAAGAGCGTTGTTGCTGTGTACGTCTACTTTAATGACCTGATCGTCACTGTCAACAGCAAGCATGAACCTTGG ATCAACGGTAAGAAGGTGACTCTACCCCGCCTGCTGAGTAATGAGGTCTCAGTGAAGGTCTCTGACAAGACACTGACGATTGAGAGGATGTCAGGCCTTCAGGTGTCATACAGCCTCTCTCAGGAGATCACAGTGACAGTGAGTGCCAATATGGCTGACAAGGAGACAATAGTCTCCACCTGA